A stretch of the Flavobacterium aquiphilum genome encodes the following:
- a CDS encoding HYC_CC_PP family protein, protein MNFKKHISIFLAVLLLVSNVGLAFNVHYCGGEVSSVSLNSTLPSLQSEKGCCEKKVTTKKDSCCKDKKIVFQKKTDNGIVKSFSFQFDYVCLVPEFQSVVFEEVSNFKNNEPLAYYCDANAPPLYKLYSQYLLYDKL, encoded by the coding sequence ATGAATTTTAAGAAACATATAAGTATATTTTTGGCTGTTCTATTATTGGTTTCCAATGTAGGTCTGGCTTTTAATGTGCATTATTGCGGGGGAGAAGTTTCTTCTGTTTCCTTAAATTCGACTTTACCATCATTGCAAAGTGAAAAAGGTTGTTGCGAAAAAAAAGTAACCACCAAAAAAGACAGCTGTTGCAAGGACAAAAAAATAGTCTTTCAGAAAAAAACGGACAATGGAATTGTAAAATCATTTTCTTTTCAGTTTGATTATGTTTGTTTGGTTCCTGAATTTCAGTCTGTTGTTTTTGAAGAAGTTTCTAATTTTAAAAACAATGAACCTCTAGCTTATTATTGCGATGCCAATGCGCCGCCACTTTATAAGCTGTATAGCCAATACCTTCTTTACGATAAATTATAA